A window of Arcobacter acticola genomic DNA:
CTAAACTAATTTTTTTATAATCTAAATCTAAAAGATGAGTAAATTTATTTGTTAACTCTTTTACTGTTATTGAAGTATCAAAGTTATTTGGATCAAATGGAATTTTTGTTTTATTTTTCATATAAATTGCCTTAAAGGTTTTTATACTCTATACACAAATCATTCCATTTAAAATCTATTTTTCTACCAAATCATATAAAGCTTGAATTTCTTGTGCCCAAATTTCTTCATTTATAGTTTCTAATACAAGTGGAATATCATCCATTCTATCATCATTCATAATAAATTTAAAAGCATCCCAACCGATTTTCCCAACGCCAAGAGAATCGTGTCTATCAACCCTACTTCCTAAATCTGGCTTTGAGTCATTGATATGCATTCCCATAAGATATTGACGACCTACTATTTGATCAAACTCATTCCAAGTTTTATCATAAGCTTCTCTTGTTCTTATATCATAACCTGCTGTAAACATATGACAAGTATCAATACAAACACCAACTCTACTTTTATCTTCAATTTTATCAATAATATAAGCTAGATGTTCAAATTTATATCCAAGGTTACTTCCTTGACCTGCTGTGTTTTCAATTACAAGTTTTATATCTTTTGTTGCATCTATTGCTTTATTCATTGAAACAGCGATATTATCTAAACACTCTTCTTCACTTATTTTTCTAAGATGGCTTCCTGGATGAAAATTTAATCTATCAAGTTTTAATATTTCACATCTTTTTATCTCATGAATAAAACCATTAAGTGATTTTTCTCTAGCTTCGATTTCTGGATGCCCTAAATTT
This region includes:
- the nfo gene encoding deoxyribonuclease IV yields the protein MKYVGAHVSASGGVYNAPINASAIGAKAFALFVKNQRQWAAKDFDTKTLDKWFLEMEKCGIAAKHILPHDSYLINLGHPEIEAREKSLNGFIHEIKRCEILKLDRLNFHPGSHLRKISEEECLDNIAVSMNKAIDATKDIKLVIENTAGQGSNLGYKFEHLAYIIDKIEDKSRVGVCIDTCHMFTAGYDIRTREAYDKTWNEFDQIVGRQYLMGMHINDSKPDLGSRVDRHDSLGVGKIGWDAFKFIMNDDRMDDIPLVLETINEEIWAQEIQALYDLVEK